In Solanum stenotomum isolate F172 chromosome 6, ASM1918654v1, whole genome shotgun sequence, one DNA window encodes the following:
- the LOC125867755 gene encoding F-box/kelch-repeat protein At3g23880-like, with protein MKLSMKHLLTKMKSEAFHRPPKRRRLRKCTEISSKDSMGCLPEELIEAILVRVPVKYLLQFKCVSKNWFNLISSPEFVKTHLSFSAKDYTRHISLLQLDTLETNIKSCSVSSLFHNSVTGALDLDCPMKKSRYGVRIKGSVNGLVCLADGFGGLVLWNPSIRKFKKVFGFVPTQMRECWSTCAFGYDEVHDYYKVVGIFSSMIKAFFEAAIYSLKSDSWRTLEDFKPGVSYCGEAKFVNHKLHWITFRRRRMCITSIDLVDEKWGKLELPNYNKGRDLKLGVLGSDLSVLCNNDERTHSDVWVMKEYRVKASWTKLYTIRYPENYELSPPLFTYNKGEILLAFKSTLAIYDPKNDSITYPKVPNVEVTGVYNRNMAELCIESLVCSNLPN; from the coding sequence ATGAAGCTTTCGATGAAACATTTGCTAACCAAAATGAAATCTGAAGCTTTTCATCGACCACCAAAACGGAGGAGACTGAGAAAGTGTACTGAAATTTCAAGCAAAGATTCAATGGGGTGTTTGCCAGAAGAACTGATCGAAGCAATTCTTGTAAGAGTTCCCGTTAAATACCTCTTACAGTTCAAATGTGTTTCCAAAAATTGGTTTAATTTGATTTCCAGTCCTGAATTTGTGAAAACCCATCTTAGTTTTTCTGCTAAGGATTACACCCGCCATATATCTCTGTTACAATTGGATACATTAGAGACTAATATTAAATCTTGCTCTGTTAGCTCTTTATTTCATAACTCTGTTACTGGGGCACTTGATTTGGATTGTCCCATGAAAAAATCACGTTATGGTGTTCGTATTAAGGGTTCTGTTAATGGTTTGGTTTGTCTTGCCGATGGGTTTGGTGGGTTGGTGCTATGGAATCCATCAATTAGAAAGTTCAAGAAAGTGTTCGGCTTTGTGCCTACACAGATGCGTGAATGCTGGTCCACTTGTGCTTTTGGATATGATGAGGTTCATGACTATTATAAGGTAGTGGGTATTTTTAGTAGCATGATTAAGGCCTTTTTTGAGGCAGCGATATATAGTTTAAAGAGTGATTCTTGGAGAACACTTGAAGATTTTAAACCTGGGGTGAGTTATTGTGGTGAAGCTAAATTTGTGAATCATAAGCTTCATTGGATTACATTTCGTAGACGTCGTATGTGCATCACGTCTATTGATTTGGTTGATGAGAAATGGGGAAAGTTGGAGCTTCCCAACTACAACAAAGGACGAGATTTGAAGCTTGGAGTGTTGGGTAGTGATCTTTCGGTCCTCTGTAATAATGATGAGAGAACTCACTCTGATGTGTGGGTAATGAAGGAATATAGAGTCAAAGCGTCTTGGACAAAACTGTATACCATCAGGTATCCTGAGAACTATGAGCTTTCTCCTCCCCTTTTCACGTATAATAAAGGTGAAATTCTGCTCGCATTTAAATCAACTTTAGCAATATACGATCCAAAGAATGACTCTATCACATATCCAAAGGTTCCTAATGTTGAGGTTACTGGTGTTTACAACAGAAATATGGCGGAACTCTGCATCGAAAGCCTAGTTTGTTCGAATTTACCAAACTAA